In a single window of the Sporichthya brevicatena genome:
- a CDS encoding ABC transporter ATP-binding protein, translated as MAQVDGLSVEGLVVRFGGLTAVDGQTLTAPRGRITGLIGPNGAGKTTTFNACTGMLRPTAGRVSLFGENVTSLPPQARALRGLGRTFQRMELFDTLTVRENVRMGKEGGMAGRNPLRHLRAPRGQAALVDRLADDALDMCGIGHLAHRRPSDLSTGQRRLVELARCIAGEFTIMLLDEPSSGLDGEETEEFGRILRSLVADRGVGILIVEHDMALVMSTCEYIHVLDFGKPIFEGTPPQVASSPLVRAAYLGSEASELELVEEGA; from the coding sequence ATGGCGCAGGTTGACGGGCTCTCTGTCGAGGGACTGGTCGTTCGCTTCGGTGGCCTCACTGCGGTCGACGGACAGACTCTGACGGCCCCCCGGGGCAGGATCACCGGGCTGATCGGGCCGAACGGTGCGGGCAAGACCACGACGTTCAACGCCTGCACCGGCATGCTCCGACCCACCGCCGGCAGGGTCAGCCTGTTCGGAGAGAACGTCACGTCGTTGCCGCCGCAGGCCAGGGCTCTACGTGGACTGGGTCGCACGTTTCAGCGCATGGAACTCTTCGACACCTTGACCGTCCGGGAAAACGTCCGAATGGGCAAGGAAGGCGGCATGGCGGGACGCAACCCGCTGCGACATCTCCGGGCTCCGCGCGGGCAGGCGGCGCTCGTCGACCGACTGGCTGATGATGCCCTCGACATGTGCGGCATCGGCCACCTGGCTCATCGCCGGCCCAGCGATCTGTCGACCGGGCAGCGTCGGCTCGTCGAGCTCGCACGATGCATTGCGGGTGAGTTCACGATCATGCTGCTGGATGAACCCTCCAGCGGTCTTGACGGGGAGGAGACCGAGGAGTTCGGGCGGATCCTGCGTTCCCTGGTCGCCGATCGTGGCGTCGGGATCCTGATCGTGGAACACGACATGGCCCTCGTCATGAGCACGTGCGAGTACATCCATGTCCTCGACTTCGGCAAGCCCATCTTCGAAGGCACACCGCCGCAGGTCGCCAGCAGCCCCTTGGTCCGCGCGGCGTATCTCGGCTCGGAAGCCTCCGAGCTCGAACTGGTCGAGGAAGGTGCCTGA